Proteins encoded together in one Carya illinoinensis cultivar Pawnee chromosome 3, C.illinoinensisPawnee_v1, whole genome shotgun sequence window:
- the LOC122304742 gene encoding uncharacterized protein LOC122304742 — protein MWVADALSRRYALLSILDTKLLGFEYIKDLYAQDSDFGDVFNACEKVAFGKFYRYDGMMAPKDIVFDSETMWIQLHNIPLGGMTRQTGLKIGSSMGEVVSVDVDEEGIGWGPYLRVQVNINITQPLMRGIISSFNGSKVWIAFQYERLPNFCFCCGIIKHGTTGCPEPAAARSMHGKYEAQYGA, from the coding sequence ATGTGGGTGGCTGATGCATTGTCCCGAAGGTATGCTTTACTTTCcattttagatacaaaattaCTTGGCTTTGAATACATTAAggatttgtatgcacaagattctGATTTTGGTGATGTGTTCAATGCATGTGAAAAAGTGGCGTTTGGTAAGTTTTATAGGTATGATGGGATGATGGCTCCCAAAGATATCGTATTTGACTCAGAAACAATGTGGATCCAGCTCCACAATATCCCTTTGGGTGGAATGACTAGGCAGACTGGTTTAAAAATAGGGAGTAGCATGGGAGAGGTAGTGAGTGTGGATGTGGATGAGGAAGGGATTGGTTGGGGCCCCTACCTGCGTGTTCAGGTTAACATTAATATCACACAGCCTCTCATGCGAGGCATTATCAGTTCCTTCAATGGGAGCAAGGTCTGGATTGCCTTCCAATACGAAAGGCTTCCAAATTTCTGCTTCTGTTGTGGTATTATTAAGCATGGCACGACTGGGTGCCCTGAACCTGCAGCAGCCAGGTCGATGCATGGCAAATATGAAGCTCAGTATGGTGCCTAG